TTAAAGAGAATATTACGAGTGAAGTTATTATTTTTCTTATTGCTAACATAGTATTACCTCCTTGCAATACATTGTATATCTATATATTATACATTAATATATAAACTTTTTGGAAATATTAGTTATCAATAATAGTAATCAATAACTAAAATAAAATGTAACTAAAAAATAGAATATCTTTCTATAGAAAATTAATAAGAGAATTCAAATAGCAAAATTATAGATTTATTTCCAAGAAGTCTTCTGCGACTATTGCATTTTCACAGTATTTTTTTGATTCTTCTTCAACTTCTTTTGTTTCATATCGCTGACTTATATGGGTCAAAACAAGCTTTTTTGCAGAAAGAAGCTGTGCAACTTCGCATGCCTCCTTAACAGTAGAATGGTAAGTCTCTTTCTTATCTTCTTGAGATATGAATGTTGAGTCATGAATCAGGACATCGCAGTGGTATGCTTCCTCTGGAAATGCATCTATCTTCTCCGTGTCGCCAGTATAGACTATCTTTTTTCCTTTCCTATCCTTACCTGTTACGTCATCAATCGATATTTCTTTACCGTTGACTTGAATTTTTCCATTTTTTTCAAGCAAAGAGAACATCTCACCCTTTATACCGAGCTCATCACAAAGTTTTTTGTTAAATTTTCCTCTTGAATCATTTACACCAAAAATATATCCAATTGCAGGAACTCCGTGTGATACAGGGAATGGCTTTATCCAATACCCGTCGAACTCTATCTTTTCATCAAAGACTTCTATGACATGAATATCAAAATCTGCAGAAAAATAGGGTATTGAGAATAATTGTTTCATATATACAATGGTGTCCTTTGGAACAAATATCTCAAGTAACTGCGTTCTGCCGTTTAGTTTCATAGATTGTATTAGGCCGACAAGCCCCATCACGTGGTCAGCATGCAGATGTGTTATGAAAATTTTTGATATTTTCATCGGTGAAACTTTCTTTATCATCTGCCTCTGTGTCCCCTCGCCACAATCAAAAAGCATGAACTCGCCGTTATTGTACTGTAAAGCTACTGAAGGAGGATTTCTATCCGAAGTAGGCTTTGATGCAGATGTTCCCAGGAATATAAGCTTCATCAGATTAAGAAAAGAAAAGAAGTTTAAATTATTTATTATAGAAGCAAAATAAAAGGGGTTATCCCTTGATATTTTGAGGGAACCATACCTAATCTCCACCCGTTGCCGGTACTTTCAACATAGCAATATTTTTTATCTCCGTTGTAATATCCCGAATTATAAAAAAAATAGGGATTAGAAGGATAATTATAGTTTGGAGAATAACTAGAGGGAACTAAGACTCCAACTGCCGCATGATCCGGAAAAATAAGTAAACAAACATCATATCCCATATCCCTTAATATTGCGGCTGCTAAGATACTTGTGTCTTCGCAATCTCCCCCTCTTTCAAATAATGTTTCTATAGGATAACGTGGATATTCGTCATAACCCGAAGATAAATCAT
This genomic stretch from Methanofastidiosum sp. harbors:
- the rnz gene encoding ribonuclease Z, whose protein sequence is MKLIFLGTSASKPTSDRNPPSVALQYNNGEFMLFDCGEGTQRQMIKKVSPMKISKIFITHLHADHVMGLVGLIQSMKLNGRTQLLEIFVPKDTIVYMKQLFSIPYFSADFDIHVIEVFDEKIEFDGYWIKPFPVSHGVPAIGYIFGVNDSRGKFNKKLCDELGIKGEMFSLLEKNGKIQVNGKEISIDDVTGKDRKGKKIVYTGDTEKIDAFPEEAYHCDVLIHDSTFISQEDKKETYHSTVKEACEVAQLLSAKKLVLTHISQRYETKEVEEESKKYCENAIVAEDFLEINL